The Anopheles coluzzii chromosome 2, AcolN3, whole genome shotgun sequence genome window below encodes:
- the LOC120947881 gene encoding alpha-tocopherol transfer protein-like: MSNIRPISQQLQEVAKRELNEDESQVDSHLKVIRSWLIELDLQCSLVDDQFLVAFLRGCKFSLEKVKKKILLFYQTRSELPQIIQNRDPLDSDVLRIIRMGVGVPLPETEKPTDPKLFIIRVGCFDVNQCTFADIIKVGTMINDILMRDDDQMVICGMALIIDLKGVTANHLMHFEMDLLRKVAILNQDASPLRMQGIHILHPPPGAQTALNIFNGLLSEKNQHKRIYTHGRDLKSLYQHFSPAILPKEYGGDLESIDTLAKQWEFKLADNRSYLIDMALLTSQPCSSPSSVLKNGSTQRSFGTEGSFRKLDFD, encoded by the exons ATGTCTAATATTCGCCCCATTTCTCAACAATTACAAGAGGTCGCTAAAAGGGAACTCAACGAAGACGAGTCCCAGGTGGACAGTCATTTAAAAGTGATCAGATCGTGGCTCATCGAGCTCGACCTGCAGTGCAGTCTTGTCGATGATCAGTTTTTGGTGGCATTTTTGCGAGGATGCAAATTTAGTCTCGAGAAGGTGAAGAAAAAGATTCTTCTGTTTTATCAAACCCGTTCCGAGCTACCACAAATCATCCAAAACCGCGATCCGTTGGATAGTGATGTGCTTAGAATTATACGCATGGG TGTGGGGGTCCCATTGCCAGAAACAGAGAAACCAACGGATCCGAAATTATTCATAATACGTGTTGGCTGTTTCGATGTCAACCAGTGTACATTTGCTGACATCATAAAGGTGGGTACAATGATCAACGATATTCTGATGCGCGATGACGACCAAATGGTGATCTGTGGGATGGCGCTAATCATCGATCTCAAGGGAGTCACTGCCAACCATTTGATGCACTTCGAGATGGATCTGTTGCGTAAAGTGGCTATCTTAAATCAGGATGCATCGCCACTGCGCATGCAAGGCATCCACATACTCCATCCACCGCCTGGAGCACAAACGGCGTTAAACATCTTCAATGGACTACTGTCGGAGAAAAATCAACATAAAAGA ATTTATACACACGGGCGAGATCTGAAATCACTGTATCAGCATTTCTCGCCTGCAATACTGCCCAAGGAGTACGGCGGTGATCTGGAATCGATCGATACACTCGCAAAGCAATGGGAATTTAAATTGGCAGACAATCGCAGTTACCTCATCGATATGGCTTTATTGACCTCACAACCTTGTTCTTCGCCATCCTCGGTATTGAAAAATGGTTCCACACAACGCAGCTTCGGAACCGAAGGCAGTTTTAGAAAGCTAGACTTCGACTAG
- the LOC120947880 gene encoding zinc finger protein 184-like, with product MNELTLENLRTRFNLVCRFCLSDNDCFPLFLPDGNINKRLQKGIEIIMSKVDENDGLPNNICSMCLQRIEDFVDYEATCIKSYEILLKCITESTGVKNGDKQLTVEVLMVDTEQPDYIDDGDGPHFVAEEEQSAQYIEYIGTRQDSVDKHEELSTATVEVHDKRDVLETPATEIGKEVSHTSPVERESVHCITEDMNIKAINAKVVDYCYRNNRKIPIVQCMFCDGTYRGRNTLRKHLKIHYQIKNYSCSYCERTFADRTSLRLHEVRHSEKKSFKCTHCGRAYYSQIELNQHCIAKHGGRKYLCVVCSKLFPSKATLHDHSRVHQTDRPFVCSTCGKSFKRNRNLVRHFNSHQKNEIAAQSKSLERTATVAISCQYCEEVFKIPSELLEHLIQMHSQEYEQSHEGTHYCSLCQSKFNDMKDYLAHQAEHNLMVITVGEKTVYQCLDCGKQLRYRSLAEKHVQSHSTERRFQCNVSDCLKTYKFKVHLTRHMRSAHSEYQT from the coding sequence ATGAACGAACTTACGCTAGAAAATCTACGAACGAGATTCAATCTTGTTTGCCGATTTTGTTTATCGGACAATGACTGTTTTCCACTGTTTTTGCCCGATGGAAATATCAACAAACGTTTGCAAAAAGGCATCGAAATCATTATGTCGAAAGTGGACGAAAACGACGGACTGCCCAACAACATCTGCAGTATGTGCTTGCAACGAATCGAGGATTTTGTGGACTACGAAGCAACGTGTATCAAGTCGTACGAAATTCTGCTGAAATGTATAACCGAATCGACGGGTGTTAAAAACGGCGACAAGCAGCTAACCGTTGAAGTGCTTATGGTGGACACAGAACAACCGGATTACATCGACGATGGCGATGGTCCACATTTTGTTGCCGAAGAAGAACAAAGCGCACAATACATTGAATACATTGGAACGCGGCAAGATTCAGTAGACAAGCATGAAGAACTGAGCACGGCCACCGTCGAGGTACATGATAAAAGGGACGTGCTTGAGACTCCAGCAACTGAAATAGGAAAAGAAGTGTCCCATACTTCCCCTGTTGAACGGGAATCAGTTCATTGCATTACTGAAGACATGAATATCAAAGCCATCAATGCCAAAGTGGTGGATTATTGTTATCGCAACAATCGAAAAATACCTATTGTTCAGTGCATGTTTTGCGACGGAACATACCGTGGCAGGAATACACTTCGAAAGCATTTAAAGATACATTATCAAATCAAAAACTATTCATGTTCTTACTGCGAGCGAACCTTCGCCGATCGGACGTCACTGCGTCTGCATGAAGTGCGACACTCGGAAAAGAAATCTTTCAAGTGTACCCACTGTGGCCGGGCCTACTATAGTCAAATTGAGCTGAACCAGCATTGCATAGCAAAGCACGGAGGTAGGAAATACCTTTGTGTAGTATGCAGCAAACTGTTCCCTTCCAAAGCAACCCTGCACGATCACTCACGCGTACATCAAACCGATCGCCCATTCGTTTGCAGCACATGTGGCAAAAGCTTCAAACGTAACCGCAATCTTGTACGACATTTCAACAGTCATCAGAAAAACGAAATCGCAGCTCAGAGCAAATCGCTAGAGCGAACTGCTACAGTTGCCATCAGTTGTCAATACTGTGAAGAAGTATTTAAAATACCTTCCGAGCTGTTAGAACACTTAATACAGATGCATTCTCAAGAGTACGAGCAAAGTCATGAAGGCACCCATTACTGTTCGCTTTGCCAGAGCAAGTTCAATGATATGAAGGACTACCTGGCACACCAGGCAGAACATAACTTGATGGTGATCACTGTTGGAGAAAAAACAGTATACCAGTGCTTAGATTGTGGTAAACAGTTACGCTACCGATCTTTGGCAGAAAAACACGTTCAGTCGCACAGCACTGAACGTCGTTTTCAATGTAATGTTAGTGATTGTTTGAAAACGTACAAATTTAAAGTACATTTAACTCGCCATATGCGCTCAGCTCACAGCGAATATCAAACGTAA